The Streptomyces sp. NBC_01260 region CAGATCCTCGGCGACTACGCCGATGCAGCCCCACCCGGTTTCCTCATGGACCGAGGCGCCTTCTCCGAGCACTCCACCGAGCTCACCGAACTCCACGGGCGACGCCTGATCGTGTGCAGCGAACTCAAGCCGAACGACCGCTTCGACGAAGCCCGTGTCCGGCTCCTCACCGGAGGGGACAAGATCAAAGCCCGCCGGATGCGGCAGGACTACTTCTCCTTCACCCCCACCCACAAACTGTGGCTCCTGGGCAATCACCGCCCCGAGGTATCCACCGGGGGCTTCGCGTTCTGGCGCCGCATCCGCCTGCTTCCCTTCGAGCGCATCGTCCCCGACGAACGTAAGATCGACAATCTCGCCGTGGAACTCGTCGAGGACGAAGGGCCCGGCATCCTGCACTGGCTCACCGAAGGCGCCCGCCGCTACCTCGCCACCCGCGACACCCTCGCCGGCCCGGACCGCGTCCGTATCGCGACCACGGCCTACGCCAATACCGAGGACCACATCGGCCGCTTCCTGACCGAGTGCTGCATCCACGACCCGGACAACAACGAGCTCCGCGCCGAACAGGGCCTTCTCTACGCCTCATACAGCAGCTGGTGCGCGAACAGCGAAGGCATCCGCCCCGGCACCGCCCGAGCCTTCGCCACCCGGGTCCGCCAGGAAGTCGGACTCGCCTCACCAGCCGACATGATCAAATCCAACGGCCGCAAGTTCTACCCCAACCTCGCCCTGGCGGCCGAAGAATGAACAACCAGCACGCAGACCAGCCTCCGCCGGCACTGAGCCTCCTGCACCAGGACATCGGCCCGTTCTACGATGGGAGGGCGCTCCGCCGCCTGCAGCTCCTTCCCGAACCCCAGGACGCCCCCACGAGCCCGAGCCCTCAAGACGGCGGGCACGACTGCCTGGCCCCATCCCAGGGAACAGATACAACACGCAGGCACCGACTCACCCGGTGCACGCCGACGAAGGAGAGGTCGCGGCCATGAGCTCGCTACTGACCGACAGTGACCTCACCCACGAAGCGAACGTGGTATGGCTCGAAGACCCCGAACACCTCGACTACGTCCGCCAGGCCCTGGACAAGACACCCCGCCGCAAGAACAAGCCCCGCTACGCCCGCGACGGCCGGATGATCGGCTACATCGAGCTCGGCGCCGACGCCGAAGCCGACCCGGACAGCGGCCTGTACCGACGCAGGGTGTTCTTCCTCCTGCCCCACGACCGGGACTCCGACCCCGAAGGGGTCTATCGCCAGGGCGCCCCCGGAGAAGCCGTCGACCCCCGGACCATCGAACCCAACCGCGTAGGAGAGAAGACCCCCCGTTCCCAACAGGGCAGCGTCGCCATAGCGGCCGCCGGCTCCTGAAGCAGCCCCGTGGGCACGACCGTGGGCACGGGGCTGCACCGAGACCTGACCCCGGACGAACCTGAGTAGCGTGTAACCCTGGATGGCCGGTCCGACGATCAAGGGGCGCCCGGCGAAGGTCGTGGCGGCCGCGGTGTGGGCGTGGCCCGTGAGGACGCCGGCGACTGTCGACTTCGAGCGGGCATCGCTCGGCAACGGCCTGCTCGAACTCGCCTGTTTCCGCATCGGCTTCCCCGGTCCCTGCGGGAGAACCTGCTCAAGAGGGTTTGTACTCCAGCGCCGTTCAAGGGTTTGTCCAATGCGGCTGCAGAGAGTGTAAGAGCGCACCTACGCAGGCAGCGGCTCACTTTCCGCACGGCCCTGAGGAGACTCCGTGTCCCAGTGCACTGACACGGGCGGTCCGGTGGCGGTAGCCGTGAGCACCGGCGAAATACTGCGGCATCCGGCGGCGGGGACCCATCTGCTGAACGAGCAGGAGCGCGGGCGCCTCACGCGTTTCTGCTCGGAGCAGGCAGCTCGGGACTTCCTCGCCGCACATGTCCTTGCCCGGTTCTGCGCGGGGTGGCTGCTGGGGGTTGCCCCGGCCGAGGTGCCCTTCGCCCAGCGGTGTCCGAGGTGCCACGGGACCGACCACGGCAGGCCGCTGCTCGTGGGCCGTCCTGACGTGCATGTGAGCCTTTCCCACGCCAAGGGAGTGGTGGCCGCGGTCGCCGGTCGTGTCTCGGTGGGCATCGATGTGGAGCTGCTGGGCCGCGCCCAGAGCCTCAAGGTCATGGACCGTGCGCTCACGGCTGCCGAACGTGCCCTGGTGACCGCCGAGGCAGACCCCAGCCGCGCCTTCCTGCGTCAATGGGTGCGCAAGGAAGCACTGATCAAGGTCGGAAGGACGCACCTGGGCGCCCTCAGCAGTCTCGACCTCTCGGAGCTTCCGCTCGACGACCGGGCGGACGGGACGCCTCTGCGCTTCGAGGACTTCTACCTCACGGATCTGACGGATTCCCGCCTGGGCGCCCTGGTTGCGGCGGCGGGCGCCCAACCTGTCCGCCTGGGCGCGGGGCTGCCGTCCACCACGCTCGGCCACGGTCCGGTCGCGTGACGCACCCGGACTGCGGCGTGTCCGGCTGATGCCTCAGCCCTTGGCGCTACGGGCGGGGCGCCCAGCCCGTAGCGCGTCGTCGGAGCCGCTGCCGTCGAGCTGGTGGAAGGCGGGGGCGTACGCCGTCGCGGATCGCACCCCGCTCCAGGCGACCGGCGCGGGTGCGGCCAATCGGGGAGGTCCGACCAAGTCACCTTCCGAGCCGGTCGGGCCCGGCGGGCACTGTCTGTGAGGTCCCTTGGGAGCGTGCTGTCTTCGCCCCCACCTTGCCGGGGGCGACAGTGCTGGGGTCCACGGCCTCCAGCGGGGAGCCGACCGAGTAGGGGCACTCGGGGTCGTCGGGCCGGTTGGGGCGGTCGTGCGGCAGCAGATAGAACGTACGGCGGGCGAACAGGCCGCTGTCCACGCGTCGCGGCGCCTTCGGCACGAGGTTGGAGTAGCCGATGAGACGACCGTCGCGCTCATACCGGGGCTTGCCCTTGCGGGTGTTGACCTTGTCCAGGGCCTGGCGGACGTAGTCGAGGTCGTTCGGGTCCTCCAGCCACACGACCTCGGCCTCCTGGGCGACATCGCCTTCCTGGGGCAGTGCGCTCATCGGGCCCTCCTGCATGCGGGCGGCCGCGGGTCGGCCTGCTGGTGTGTCGTTCGCGAGGCTGGTGCCCCAAGGGGCGGTGCTCCGCCCGGAACGTCCGCCTCCATCGTACGGGTGCCCGAGAATCTCGGGCAGGGCGCAGTCCGTCATCGTGCGCCCCCCTCGGCTGCGCCCTCCGGGAGCAGCGCGATTCCCGGGTAGAGCTTGGTCGCATTATTTTTGATCATTTCCGCTGGTGAGGCCAGGCCGAGTTCCTGGCGGATGCGGCTGGCGAAGGCGCGCGATGTGGAGAAGCGAATGCCTTCATCGGCGCACCAGCGGCAGTAGGTCTCGTACAGCAGCTTCTGCTCGACGCGGAGATCGGGGTTGGGGCCCTCGCCCTCGCCCTTGGTGCATCGTTCGGTCAGGAACCGCCCGATGTGGTCTTCGGTGGTTTCGTACGCGGCCGTGGCAATCTGTACGGAGGTGGGTCCGGCGAGCGGGTCACGGGTGGCCAGGTAGCGCTGGGCGCCTTCGATGAGCCACTGGAGGATGCCGGGGCCCTCGTCAGCGACGAGTTCGGCGGCGAGGTTGTCGATCTTCCGTGCGTTGGGAACACGCCGCTCGAACGGAATGATGCGCATCCGGCGCCAGAACGCGTGCCCGCCCGTGCCAACCTCGGGGCGATGGTTACCGAGCAGCCAGAGCTTGTGGGTCGGGGAGAAAGTGAAAAAGTTCTGCCGCATACGCCGCGCGGTAATGGTGTCACCGCCCGTCAGCAACTTGACCCGGGCTTCGTTGAACTTGTCATTGGGCCTGAGCTCGCTGCACACCACGACGCGCCGGCCGTGGAGTTCGGTCAGTTCGGTGGAGTGCTCGGTGAACTTGCCCTTCTCCATCAGGAATCCCGGCGGCGCCGCATTCGCGTAGTCGCCGAGGATCTGCGTCATGACCTCCAGGAGCACGGACTTGCCGTTGGCCCCGGAACCGTACAAGAACGGCATCACCTGCGCGCCGACGTCGCCGGTGATGGAGTAACCGAGCAGCAGATGCAGGAACCGGGTGGTCTCCAGCCCCTTGGCGTCGCCGCCGAAGGTATCCCGCAGGAAGCTGTCCCAGCGCGGAACCGGCATCTTGAGCGGGGCAACGGTGGTAGCGCGCGAATGCATATCGGTGAGCGGATCGGGCTTGCGCAGTTCCCCCGTACACAGGTCAACCACGCCCGAAGGCGTGCACAGCGCGTAGATGTCGCCGTCGAGTGTGTCCGGATACAGCCGAAGGCTCGGGGCGGACTGGGCCTGGAAGAGCATCGCCTTGAGGCCTGCGGTCGACTCGGAATGGCGCCGGTGCGCGGCCAGTTGACGGTCGGTGAAGCGGCCGGTGGGATCGTGCTCAGGGATCTGTTCGGCCATCTCTCCGGCCGCCCACACGGCGGTCTCCTCGCCACCCGTCAGCTTCCAACGGTACGTATCCCAGGAGTGCCAGCCCATACCGATGACGTACCGGAACCGGTCCTGGTATAGACGTGCGAACAGCTTGGCGTTGCCCCGGTCGGTGAGCGAGCCGGGCAGCAGGACTGCGGAGGCGACCGGCGGAGGGGCTGACCCGTCGCTCTGCCCGGGGGGCAGGCTCGGCCGGGTCAGGGCCGGGGAGAGGCTCTGCCTGCGCATCTGTCGTGCTGCGGCTTCGGCGTCGAAGCGTACAGGTTCGGCGCTCATGAGCATCCTCGAGGGGGGAGCGTGCGCTGCACGCCGGTGGACGGAGCGGACTCGATGATCATGGAGTTGCGGAGTTCCGTCGGGCCCAACGGGACTGAAGCTTTCACAGGGCAGAGAGCGTAGACCACCGAACCTGTTTCCTGAGAGGTTGCGGTAGTTGTTGGGAAAGTTGAGTCCCGTGGTGCGTGGTCCCGTCGCCGGAGGCTCGCGGCGACGGGACTGTTCAGTCCCGCGCAGGGTTCGGCCCCTTTGGACCCGTACGGAGAAAGTGCAGGTCAGACCCGTAAGCGCCCCAACTACGGGACTGACGGGGCTGGAGGTCGTAGTTATCAGCTACATAGATAACTTTAGAACACGCGTACGCGTGCGTGAGCGTATATTTCTTGCGTAGCTGATAACTACGACCTCCAGCCCCGTCAGTCCCGTGCCTCGTGGTGAAAACGCTCTGACCTGCGCTTTTATCAGCGGGACCGGGACGGGACCGAGCCCCGCGGGACTGAACGCTGTCTGCTGCTCCAGGTCTGCGGTCTGCTCGGCGGACCGGGCCGCGGGAGACGGCAGGGCGGGACGTACGCCACGGGTGCGCCGGCCGACGGTGCGGGCCGCACGTGATCCGCTGGCGGGGCAGTGCTCTTTGATGTTGAATGGCGGACGTCAGTACGGAAGCGATCAGTCGGCATGGAACGCGGCCAGGGGGCGGGAATCACGATGCGGAAGTCGTATCACGCAGCGCACATCTACATGATCGTGGGAGTGCTCTCGGGGCTCTTCTACCGCGAATTCACCAAGGCCGAGGACTTCACCGGCGACACCCAGCTGGCCGTGATGCACACCCACTTGCTGGCGCTCGGCATGCTGGTCTTTCTGATCGTCCTCGGTCTGGACAAGGTGTTCCAGCTCTCGGAGAATTCGAAGCTCTTCACGAGCTTCTTCTGGTTCTACAACGTGGGCATCGTGATCAGCGTCGGGATGATGGGCGTGCACGGCTCGATGACTGTCCTGGGTCACGACGACGTGCCGGAGGCGGTGCCGCTCATCGCGGGGCTCGGCCACATCCTGCTCACTGTCGGGCTCGTCCTGCTGTTCATCCGGATCGGCGATCGGCTGAAGGAGCTGAACGCGGCCAAGCAGCCGCCGGCCAGCGAGACGGAGCGCGCCACGACCTCGGTCTGACACCCCGGTCCCGAATCCGACGCCGAAGCCCCGCAGCAGCCCGCTGCGGGGCTTCGGCGTGTCCCGGGCCGCCGGCCGGAAGTGGAAGGAAGCCGGTGGGAAAAATTCAGAGTGGCCTCATGAATGGCTCTGATGCCCTGTCCCGGAGGCTCCGGCGAGAGTGGATCCCGTGACCCACAAGGGGTGGGTCACGGGAGGTGGACATGTCCTTGAGGACCGATCTCTACGCCGATATCACAGGATTCCTGCAGGCCAAGTGCGATGCCGATCCGGATGAACTCTCCGCGGAATCGGATCTTTACCACGAGGTCGGCATCGACTCGCTCGATCTCGTCGCCATGGCGCAGACCCTCCAGAGTGCGTACGACGTGTCGATGGACGACGAGCGCATCGGTGCACTCCGCACCGTCGGCGACATCGTGGAATTCGCCGTCTCGAAGATCGAAACCGAAGCGACCGTCTAGACCACGGGGAGATCCTGCAATGCCTGCGTACATCACGGCCATGGGACGCTTCCTGCCAGGCGAGCCGGTGCCCAACGAGGAGATCGAGGACTACATCGGCAGTGTGGGCCAGGCGAGTTCGGGGCTGCGCGAACAGATCCTCGAGAACTGCGGGATCAAGACGCGGCACTACGCGATCGACAAGCAGCACAAGACCCTGTTCTCCAACACCGACATGGCAGTCGAGGCCATCCGCCAGGCGGTGGACCGCTCGGACATCACCCTCGACGACATCGACCTCATCTCGGCGGCGACCGCCGTGCCGGACCTCGTCGCGCCCGGCATAGCCAGCTCCATCCACGGCGCCCTGGGCAGCCCGCCCTGCGAGATCGTCACCACCCACGGCATCTGCAGCTCCGGGATGATGGCGCTCAAGAACGCCTACCTCCAAGTCGCGGCCGGGGAGAAGAAGAACGCGGTCGCCTCCGCCTCCGAACTGGCCTCCCGCTTCATGAAGAGCGAGTGGTTCGAAGGCGTCGAGAGGGTCTCGGACGACGGCGCCATCGCCATGGAGATGGCGTTCCTGCGCTACATGCTCTCGGACGGTGCCGGCGCCGCGGTGGTACAGGACCGCCCGGCGGCCGACGGTGTGAGCCTGCGGATCGACTGGATCTCGCTCACCTCCTACGCCAACACCGAGGACACCTGCATGTACATGGGCTCGGCCGACAACTCGGCGGAGCGGACATGGTGGGACTACCCCTGCGCGGCCGAGGCCGCCGGCGCGGGCGCGCTGGCCCTGCGGCAGAACCTGGGCCTGCTGCCGCATCTCGTACGGATCGGGGTCAAGGAGTACCAGCGGCTGCTCGATGAGGGCCGCTTCGACCCGGACGAGCTCACCTGGTTCCCCGTGCACTACTCCAGCGAGCGTATGAAGACCATGGTGCTCAAGGAGGTCGAGCGGAAGAAGGTCCGGGGCCCCTCCGTCGAGAAGTGGTACAGCAACCTGCCCCGCGTCGGGAACATGGGGTCCGCGAGCATCTACGTGATCCTGGAGGAGATGCTCAACGAGGGGCTGGTGGCCCCGGGGGACAAGCTCCTGGTGATGGTCCCCGAGTCCGGCCGGTTCGCGGTGTCCTTCGCGCATCTGACGGCCGTCCGTGCCGGGGAGGTCTGAGACCGTGGGTGCACAGCCCCGGGTGACGGCCTACTGGTATTCGCAGACCGGCCAGCTCCTGGAATCCGTCGCCGCCGTCACCGGCCCGCTGGAGAAGGCGGGCTGGGACGTACGCCTGGTGGAGATCAGGCCCCGGGAGGCCTTCCCCTTTCCCTGGCCCGTACGCCGCTTCTTCGGCGTGTTCCCCGCCTCGGTCGACCCCGACGCCGCGCCGCCGATCACCGTCCAGCCGCCGGTGTCCGAGGACGACGACACGGACCTGGTGGTCTTCGCCTACCCGGTCTGGTACCTGGCACCGGCGCTGC contains the following coding sequences:
- a CDS encoding acyl carrier protein; translation: MSLRTDLYADITGFLQAKCDADPDELSAESDLYHEVGIDSLDLVAMAQTLQSAYDVSMDDERIGALRTVGDIVEFAVSKIETEATV
- a CDS encoding 4'-phosphopantetheinyl transferase family protein; the encoded protein is MSQCTDTGGPVAVAVSTGEILRHPAAGTHLLNEQERGRLTRFCSEQAARDFLAAHVLARFCAGWLLGVAPAEVPFAQRCPRCHGTDHGRPLLVGRPDVHVSLSHAKGVVAAVAGRVSVGIDVELLGRAQSLKVMDRALTAAERALVTAEADPSRAFLRQWVRKEALIKVGRTHLGALSSLDLSELPLDDRADGTPLRFEDFYLTDLTDSRLGALVAAAGAQPVRLGAGLPSTTLGHGPVA
- a CDS encoding DUF6009 family protein, whose protein sequence is MSALPQEGDVAQEAEVVWLEDPNDLDYVRQALDKVNTRKGKPRYERDGRLIGYSNLVPKAPRRVDSGLFARRTFYLLPHDRPNRPDDPECPYSVGSPLEAVDPSTVAPGKVGAKTARSQGTSQTVPAGPDRLGR
- a CDS encoding 3-oxoacyl-[acyl-carrier-protein] synthase III C-terminal domain-containing protein yields the protein MPAYITAMGRFLPGEPVPNEEIEDYIGSVGQASSGLREQILENCGIKTRHYAIDKQHKTLFSNTDMAVEAIRQAVDRSDITLDDIDLISAATAVPDLVAPGIASSIHGALGSPPCEIVTTHGICSSGMMALKNAYLQVAAGEKKNAVASASELASRFMKSEWFEGVERVSDDGAIAMEMAFLRYMLSDGAGAAVVQDRPAADGVSLRIDWISLTSYANTEDTCMYMGSADNSAERTWWDYPCAAEAAGAGALALRQNLGLLPHLVRIGVKEYQRLLDEGRFDPDELTWFPVHYSSERMKTMVLKEVERKKVRGPSVEKWYSNLPRVGNMGSASIYVILEEMLNEGLVAPGDKLLVMVPESGRFAVSFAHLTAVRAGEV
- a CDS encoding DNA primase family protein → MSAEPVRFDAEAAARQMRRQSLSPALTRPSLPPGQSDGSAPPPVASAVLLPGSLTDRGNAKLFARLYQDRFRYVIGMGWHSWDTYRWKLTGGEETAVWAAGEMAEQIPEHDPTGRFTDRQLAAHRRHSESTAGLKAMLFQAQSAPSLRLYPDTLDGDIYALCTPSGVVDLCTGELRKPDPLTDMHSRATTVAPLKMPVPRWDSFLRDTFGGDAKGLETTRFLHLLLGYSITGDVGAQVMPFLYGSGANGKSVLLEVMTQILGDYANAAPPGFLMEKGKFTEHSTELTELHGRRVVVCSELRPNDKFNEARVKLLTGGDTITARRMRQNFFTFSPTHKLWLLGNHRPEVGTGGHAFWRRMRIIPFERRVPNARKIDNLAAELVADEGPGILQWLIEGAQRYLATRDPLAGPTSVQIATAAYETTEDHIGRFLTERCTKGEGEGPNPDLRVEQKLLYETYCRWCADEGIRFSTSRAFASRIRQELGLASPAEMIKNNATKLYPGIALLPEGAAEGGAR
- a CDS encoding DUF6009 family protein; protein product: MSSLLTDSDLTHEANVVWLEDPEHLDYVRQALDKTPRRKNKPRYARDGRMIGYIELGADAEADPDSGLYRRRVFFLLPHDRDSDPEGVYRQGAPGEAVDPRTIEPNRVGEKTPRSQQGSVAIAAAGS
- a CDS encoding DUF2871 domain-containing protein, producing the protein MRKSYHAAHIYMIVGVLSGLFYREFTKAEDFTGDTQLAVMHTHLLALGMLVFLIVLGLDKVFQLSENSKLFTSFFWFYNVGIVISVGMMGVHGSMTVLGHDDVPEAVPLIAGLGHILLTVGLVLLFIRIGDRLKELNAAKQPPASETERATTSV